AGTTCTGTTCTTTAAAATTACTCTTCAAGTTGGTGGTTAACCCCCAATCAAAGGGTTTATTTAGGGTTCTTAGCTTATTTTTGGTGAGATACAGGCAAGGATCCTAACATCTGGATCAGAGCAAGGTTACGAATTACTCTCAAAttctgaaattatttttttttattggaaGTACAATGGGTGGTCATGATTATACAGAAAATCTCAAGGGGGTTCATGATGGATTGACAGACTTGACCAAGAATGTCAATACGCTTATTCAGGCTATGAACACCAATAAGTCTGAAGAAACAGAGAGACGAAAACAGAAAGTTATTGAGCAACGTCAGCAACGTGAAGAAGAAAGAACACAACGTCAGCTAGAGTTAACGGAGAATAATACAGCTTTGACAGCCAGTATTACTACAGCGTTCACAAATTTGTCCACAACCATTGCCGCTTCTGTTGCCACGGCCATTGTTGATCAACTTCGCCCCTTGCTTCCTCCAGTTGCAGGCAATCATGGTGGTCCTCGTCATAATCCACCTCCACCCCCACCTCCGCGACAAAATAACATCAACCTCAAGTTTCCTCAATTCGATGGAGATGATCCTGACGGTTGGCTTTTCAATGCAGATCAATATTTCGCAGTTCACACAGCAGATGATGCTCTTAAAATTACTATTGCCTCTGCAAATTTGAAAGGTGATGCTAATGTTTGGTTTAGATGGAAGCAGTCTAAAGCTGCCATTGTTACTTGGACTGAGTTTGGTGCTCATCTTCGAGCTCGTTTTGCACCAGAGAAATTTGTGGATCCTAGACTAGCTATTAGCAACATCGAACAAAAAGGCACAGTGCGTGAGCATATTCCTGTGTTTGAGCATTTAATGAATTTAGTGGACTTCACGGAAGAACACTTGATTCAATGCTTCATCCGCTCTCTTAAACCTCAAATAGGTTCGGCGCTTAGATTATTAGATATCCGATCTTTGGATGATGCTTTTAAAAAAGCCATCCATCAAGAGGAAGCCCTTGCAGCAAAGTCTGTTCCCAGACAGCCCTATCGTCCTCCTCCCTTCCGGCCTGCTGCATCTGTTCAACCCACTCCTTATAACAAGTCTTCTTCAACTCCTGTGTATCGCCATTTATCACCAGCTGAACAACGTGAACGCAGAGAAAAGGGTCTCTGTTTTAATTGTGATGAGGTTTACAAGAAAGATCATGTTTGTCTGAATCCCAGACTGACCATTTTGGATGTTGAGAACTATATTCGTGAAGGTTCTACCACTACAGAGGATACTGCTCCTGTTTCCTTTGAAGTTTCTGAAGTATATGAATTTGATCCTACCATCTCCTTAAGCTCGCTATTTGGTTCTTCTTTTCCACGTACCATGCGCGTTACAGGTCGTATTAAATCTCAACCCATTACTATTTTAATTGATTTAGGATCTACTCATAATTTTTTGCATCCATCTGTGGCTAAACAATGTGGATTTGAAGTTTGTTCTCGAGATTCTCCTCTAAGTGTTACTGTGGGTGATGGTGGCAAGTTGAATACTCGGGGTTCTTGTCCTTCTGTCCATATCCAACTCCCTAGTTTCAGGTTTAGTGCTGATTTCCACTTGCTTGACATTAGTGGTTGTGATGTAGTTTTAGGGGTACAATGGTTACGTACTTTAGGACCTATTGAATgggattttgcaagattatcaaTGCAATTTACAGTTAATGGTAAAACTGTTTCCTTACTTGGTAACAATCATTCGTCtgtaatgatttttgagcaaaaATCAATGCAGCGTTTATTACAACATGCAAATCATGGGGTTTTTATTGAACTAGCTGCATTAACTATTTCATTGAAGGAAACATCGGTTATTGATCCTCAAGTACAACAATTATTAGCTCAGTTTACTGATATTTTCAAGCAACCAACGACTCTTCCACCAGAACGTCTTCATGATCACAGAATTCCATTGGTTCCTGGTTCTCCACCTGTCAATGTGAGGCCGTATCGATACCCTTACTTCCAGAAATCAGAAATTGAAAAGATTGTTGCTGAATTACAATTCTCTGGTTTTATACGTCCAAGTTCGAGCCCCTATTCTTCCCCAGTGCTGATGGTACGTAAGAAAGACGGGTCTTGGCGTATGTGTGTTGATTACCGTGCTTTGAATAAGCTGACAATCAAGGATAGATTTCCAATCCCTGTTGTTGATGACCTGTTAGACGAATTGCATGGTGCGACTGTGTTTACTAAACTGGATTTGCGCTCGGGTTATCATCAAATTCGATTGCATAAAGCTGATATTcctaagacagcttttcgaactcatGATGGTCACTATGAGTTCTTAGTTATGCCATTCGGTCTTTCCAATGCTCCATCCACTTTTCAGAGTTTAATGAATGATTCTTTCAGGGAATATTTACGAAAGTTCGTGCtggtcttctttgatgacattctGATTTATAGCAAGAATATGTCTGATCATTTGATTCACTTGTCTCAGGTGTTTGAAGTACTTCGTTCTAATCAGTTATTTGTGAAGGAATCCAAGTGCACCTTTGCTCAGTCCTCCGTGGGTTATTTGGGACATGTTATTTCAGCTGAGGGAGTTTCAGTTGAACAGGAGAAGATTGAATGTATTATGTCATGGCCTACACCAACTACCATCAGAGAGTTACGCGGTTTTTTGGGCTTGGCAGGTTATTATCGAAAGTTTGTTAAGGATTTTGGTAAGATCAGTGCGCCATTAACTCAACTACTTAagaaaaatgcttttcaatggtcgGAAAAAGCTATTGCTGCCTTCAAACTTTTACAAACTGCTCTTACTACAACACCAGTTTTGATCCTTCCTGATTTTTCTAAAGAATTTGCAATAGAATGCGATGCTTCTGGATTTGGATTGGGTGTTGTTTTGTTACAATCTGGTAGGCCTATTGCTTTTCACAGCAAGCCTTTAGCTGAGAAGAACAAGAATTTAACAGTTTATGATAAGGAGATGCTAGCTATTATTTCTGCAATTCAAAATGGCGCCATTATTTGCTTGGGAGGCATTTCAAAATATATACAGATCATAAGAGTCTGAAATATTTCTTGGACCAGAAAATATCTTCCTTAGAACAACAGAAATGGCTATCTAAACTTTTGGGTTACGATTATGAGATAATCTTTAGACCAGGAAAAGACAATGCTGCAGCTGGTGCTCTATCTCGCCAATCCAGCTTCCACTACAGTCTTACTGCACCAGTTTTCAGTGGTGTCACAGAAATAATGCACGAATGTCATAATGACACTGAATATGGAGAGCTTATTCAACGGTTAGTTGCAGATCCAACTTATAAGCGTAATTATTCTTACGTAGATGGTATATTACGTTACAAATGCAGAATTGTGGTAGTTTCCACTTCTTCGTGGTGTTCAAAAATTCTGCAGGAATTTCATTCAACTCCAATTGGTGGCCATTCCGGGTTTTTGCGTACGTATAAGAGAATACAGCATAATTTTTACTGGAAAGGACTTAAGCAATCTGTGAAGAATTTTATCCTTCATTGTGAAGTGTGTCAGAGAAACAAATCTGAGGCTGTTTCTCCTCCAGGTTTTCTTAATCCATTACCAATACCAACTGACGTATGGATCGATATTTCTATGGACTTTATTGATGGTTTCCCTCgtccaataaaaaaaattctatatTGGTAGTCGTAGATCGTTTAACGAAATATGCTCACTTTATACCACTTACACATCCATATTCTGCACATTCTGTAGGCGATATCTTTGTGAGGGAGATTGTGCGTTTACATGGCATGCCAAGATCAATTGTAAGTGATCGAGATCCCATTTTTTTGAGTAAGTTTTGGGAGGCTTATTTTTCTCTTCAGAATACACAGTTATGTCGCAGTTCAGCTTATCATCCTCAGTCGGATGGACAAACAGAGGTGACAAATAGAACTTTAGAGTGTTATTTGAGGTGTTTTGCGGGAATGAAGCCAACTGATTGGAGCAAATGGTTACCTTGGGCTGAGTGGTGGTATAATACAAGCTTTCATTCAGCCATTCGAATGTCTCCTTATCAGGCATTGTACAGTCGTCCTCCACCTGCAGTTACAGCTTATTTACCAGGTTCAACTTCAGTGCATGATGTTGAATTAAATCTTAAGGCTCGTGATCATACACTCAAGCTTTTGAAGTCTCATTTGCATGATGCACAGTCCAGAATGAAAAAATATGCTGATTCGCACCGTACTGAGCGTTCATTTTCAGTAGATGATTGGGTTTATTTAAGATTACAATCTTATCGTCAAACAACAGTGTCTCAGCAATCTTTTTCAAAGCTGTCTCCTAAGTTCTATGGACCATTCCGCATTTTGGAGAAAATTGGGTCAGTTGCGTACAAACTAGAGCTTCCTGCCTCTAGCCGCATTCATCCAGTTGTTCACGTATCTCAGCTTAAACTAAAGGTGGGATCAACTACATCTGTGGAACAAGTATTACCCGACATTATTGATTATGAAAAGTGGGAACCTGATTCGATTTTGGATCGTCGCATGTATAAGAAAGGCAATGGTGCAGGCACCAGATGGTTAATCAAGTGGAAGAATCATGCGCCAGAGGATGCAACTTGGGAAGATGCTGATGATTTCATCGCTAAGTTTCCAGAATTTGAGGCTTGAGGACAAGCCTGGTTTCGAGCAGGGTGGGATGTTGCGACCCAACACCATTCACACTAGTTTACTTATTTAGGCTTCCCTATTTCTAGCATAGTTTGGTTTCCCTTTTTTATCAGAACTCTTTTTCCTTGTTTGGCAAGTCTGTGCAGCTATAAATACTGCCTTAAGTCCTGTATTCAGGCAATGAATTAAACAACCAAAGTTCTGTTCTttaaaattactcttcaagctGATGGTTAACCCCCAATCAAAGGGTTTATTTAGGGTTCTTAGCTTATTTTTGGTGAGATACAGGCAAGGATCctaacaaaaccctagtttctgaTCTCTTATGagaaaaacgagaagaagaaagaagctctAATACTGAAGGTTTTCTTTGTCTTAGTTTAGTTTTGAATTTCCTGTGTGATTTCTTTCTGTTGatgaaattttgttgttgaatTTCTGAAATGTTGTTGAGCTTCACTTAGTTTACTGTTGGAGAATGTGTTTAAGGAGTTTAGTGTTGGATGTTTGTTTGTAGCTATATGATTATTTCATATTTGTCTAGGATTACAGTAGTAAGTAGCATCCCTAGGTTTGAGTTAtggaccaaatcaaacctaatattCTTACCAAAAGAGTAAAATCAGCAACAACATGTTTGAGTTATGGACCTAACTAAACTTATCTGCTGACTCAGATTCCGTTTTGACATGAGGAGAGGGATGATTAATCATTGACCAATAAGATCAGCTGATGTGAAATAATTTACGAGGGTCCTTTAGATTCCCTTCAATGAAATAATGTTTGTGCCGATTTTACCGGACACAGATGATGGACAACTCTTAGTGATAGGTTTAGGAACGGGGGTGACGTTGCACCTACGCTTACAGTGCTTCTTGCAGATATTGTAATGATTCCAGCGTATACAGCTGGTTCACTCTTATAAATGGGAGGCGAGGTTTTGCAAGTGGGAAAGAAGGATCAATAACTTATGACCAAAACTACCAATTATGTGGGAAATGTACTTGCACATTTTGCTCCATTTCCAGAGCATACAGATGGATATGATTTACCACTCTAAATGTGAGCGTGAATCtttctagagagagagagagagagagaggtgaTTAATGCAACTTTTGGATGCTGTCCACCATTTGGTTTACCCTGTACCACACATCACATTACTTCACACGTTTGTTTTTATCCTAAAGCTAATAGTGTACTTGTCTCCAATTTTTCCGggtgtggattttttttttttgtctcaagTGTAAATGTATCTTCAGCCTCATGAAACCAATCATTCGTTAATATAAACGAAGGCTGTTTCTAATTTATGATTTAATTATGGAACTTGGTTAACTTTCTTGAGAATCAAAAGAGAAATTCTGTGATTAGAGGAGTTATGGATGAATCCATTTTGTGCTCTTGGGAATTAATGTATGCGTAGGTCAGGTGTAGATTACAATGCTTGTCATGTGTAATCTTATCTTATTGTtgcctttttgaaaaaaatctacGGGGTTGTTTTTTAGAAGCTGATCACTTGCTTAGTAGAGTATAAGAGATTGGCATCTTGCTTAGTTTGGGTTTACGGATTTGATGTGAAATGTTTGCTCTCTTTTGGAGAAAATTATGAGCACCGTTTTATGATGTCATGGTGTGGAAACTCGGTCCTGGAAAATTGAGATATAGTGTATACTGCAAACCAAGTTTTACATATCCTACACAAGGATATGTTGGAACTCCGTGAATGCCTTTAAAAATGCACCGAGTGATTCAAGTTTCCTGGAGCCCTTGTTTCCAAGTATTTCTTGGGAAGCATGAGTGTTGCATTCAAATGATCCTTTTTACGTGTTTAAGATAGATAATTGGTTCTGGGCATGTGCTTAACTGTTTTTGAACTCTTGGTGTCTCTCTAAAGTTTTTCCTCCCAATATTCGCAACTCTTCAAAGAAAATTGCCAACTAgcatcataatctgattgtaggAGATGAGTAGTTTGGTGGAGAGACTGCGGATTAGGTCTGATCGAAGACCGTCATATAACATCGATGAATCAGATGATGAAGCCGATTTTGAGCAACGATCTGGGCGTACACAagaaaagcctgagagatatgtCAGAAGTGACGCTGTaagttttcttcttcatttgcaccTTTCATTGTTTCGATAGTCCAGGTGTTATTGAAAGAGATTCTAATTTTGTCCCTCTTTCGGTATTTTTTTGTATACTATCATATGAATGACTCTCTTTAGAGTTCAAACTAGAGGATAATGGTTTACTGTTGAAATGAGTTGTTTCACTGTAAGTGTAAATGAGGAAAAACAAAAGTTTGCACACTCGTTCATGAGTATTCCCATACTTTTTCATATCCATCTTTACTTGGCATATATTCTGAACCTGCAGTTActcatcaaagaaaaaaaatgataccTGAGTACACTATCCTGAAAAGACAAGAATGTAACATATTTCTGGCTATGGACTTTTCTATTCTCTGTAATGAGCAGACTATGCATGTTAACTTTTACGCAAACCTGTGTTTAACATAAAGTCCCACGTCGAAGATGATTCGTTTGGTTTACTATTCCGGCAGAATATATCTACTGCTTATATTTCCACGCTTCTAAGCAACAATGAGAGTTTCTATATTTGTGCTTCCAATTCAATTGTAGAAAGCTGACTCATGTCAAGGCTGCGGAGAAAACGAGGATCTTTTGAATGCGAGACATGCACATACGCATACCACTCTAAATGTTTGCTTCCTCCTTTAAGATCTCCTCCTAACAGCTGGAAGTGCCCAGAATGTGTATGTTACTAGACTAATGGTTAATTGTTTTGAATTTGATAGCTGGTTTTTTGTCGATCCACCTTATGGCCACTCCTGATTGTATACAATACTAGCAGATAACGGTTAATTGTTTTTGGATCTGATAATTAATTTTCCAGTTTGgtgattcgttttttttttttggctgttgCAGCTGAGCCCTCTAAATGACATTGATAAGATATTAGATTGTGAAATGCGACCCACCGTAGCAGAAGACTGTGATGCTTCCAAGCTGGGTTCCAAGCAAATATT
This is a stretch of genomic DNA from Papaver somniferum cultivar HN1 unplaced genomic scaffold, ASM357369v1 unplaced-scaffold_92, whole genome shotgun sequence. It encodes these proteins:
- the LOC113346084 gene encoding uncharacterized protein LOC113346084; the protein is MGGHDYTENLKGVHDGLTDLTKNVNTLIQAMNTNKSEETERRKQKVIEQRQQREEERTQRQLELTENNTALTASITTAFTNLSTTIAASVATAIVDQLRPLLPPVAGNHGGPRHNPPPPPPPRQNNINLKFPQFDGDDPDGWLFNADQYFAVHTADDALKITIASANLKGDANVWFRWKQSKAAIVTWTEFGAHLRARFAPEKFVDPRLAISNIEQKGTVREHIPVFEHLMNLVDFTEEHLIQCFIRSLKPQIGSALRLLDIRSLDDAFKKAIHQEEALAAKSVPRQPYRPPPFRPAASVQPTPYNKSSSTPVYRHLSPAEQRERREKGLCFNCDEVYKKDHVCLNPRLTILDVENYIREGSTTTEDTAPVSFEVSEVYEFDPTISLSSLFGSSFPRTMRVTGRIKSQPITILIDLGSTHNFLHPSVAKQCGFEVCSRDSPLSVTVGDGGKLNTRGSCPSVHIQLPSFRFSADFHLLDISGCDVVLGVQWLRTLGPIEWDFARLSMQFTVNGKTVSLLGNNHSSVMIFEQKSMQRLLQHANHGVFIELAALTISLKETSVIDPQVQQLLAQFTDIFKQPTTLPPERLHDHRIPLVPGSPPVNVRPYRYPYFQKSEIEKIVAELQFSGFIRPSSSPYSSPVLMVRKKDGSWRMCVDYRALNKLTIKDRFPIPVVDDLLDELHGATVFTKLDLRSGYHQIRLHKADIPKTAFRTHDGHYEFLVMPFGLSNAPSTFQSLMNDSFREYLRKFVLVFFDDILIYSKNMSDHLIHLSQVFEVLRSNQLFVKESKCTFAQSSVGYLGHVISAEGVSVEQEKIECIMSWPTPTTIRELRGFLGLAGYYRKFVKDFGKISAPLTQLLKKNAFQWSEKAIAAFKLLQTALTTTPVLILPDFSKEFAIECDASGFGLGVVLLQSGRPIAFHSKPLAEKNKNLTKISSLEQQKWLSKLLGYDYEIIFRPGKDNAAAGALSRQSSFHYSLTAPVFSGVTEIMHECHNDTEYGELIQRLVADPTYKRNYSYVDGILRYKCRIVVVSTSSWCSKILQEFHSTPIGGHSGFLRTYKRIQHNFYWKGLKQSVKNFILHCEVCQRNKSEAVSPPGFLNPLPIPTDNTQLCRSSAYHPQSDGQTEVTNRTLECYLRCFAGMKPTDWSKWLPWAEWWYNTSFHSAIRMSPYQALYSRPPPAVTAYLPGSTSVHDVELNLKARDHTLKLLKSHLHDAQSRMKKYADSHRTERSFSVDDWVYLRLQSYRQTTVSQQSFSKLSPKFYGPFRILEKIGSVAYKLELPASSRIHPVVHVSQLKLKVGSTTSVEQVLPDIIDYEKWEPDSILDRRMYKKGNGAGTRWLIKWKNHAPEDATWEDADDFIAKFPEFEA